The following proteins are encoded in a genomic region of Cercospora beticola chromosome 8, complete sequence:
- a CDS encoding uncharacterized protein (CAZy:GT32): MIHQISLSDGRPNALLTKYEPAIESCKQLHPEWEMRVWTDRESESFMAKHYPEIHPHYVGYRQNIQRANILRYALLHHFGGVYLDLDVTCRVALDAPLGENSSVPTLTRLPWLTPGAYPAGVNNAFILARPQHPFLTELLQRVPSRDMSWGMPYVENMLSTGCMFFSNVWMSFVLRAQNEVVRKEDRIYVLADEAGDMEPQMLRGKVVTPLFEHGGASSWHGWDAAAIVLIGKHYGYFALVVLGLVSLLVFGSWRFLRGSRRGHQQRRRSSWRSITHAIGRFSLEKHDEEVGLMKDG, encoded by the coding sequence ATGATTCACCAAATCTCCCTCTCCGATGGGCGGCCGAATGCGCTCTTGACCAAGTACGAGCCGGCAATAGAGAGCTGCAAGCAGCTTCATCCAGAATGGGAGATGCGCGTATGGACGGATCGAGAATCGGAAAGCTTCATGGCAAAACATTATCCAGAGATACACCCACACTACGTCGGATACCGCCAAAACATTCAACGCGCAAACATTCTCCGCTACGCGCTCCTGCATCATTTCGGCGGAGTCTATCTCGACCTGGATGTTACGTGCCGAGTTGCGCTGGACGCCCCGCTCGGTGAGAACAGCTCAGTACCGACGCTGACGCGTCTTCCATGGCTCACACCTGGCGCGTATCCGGCTGGAGTGAATAATGCGTTTATTCTGGCGCGACCACAGCATCCGTTCCTTACGGAGCTCTTGCAACGAGTACCCAGTCGAGACATGTCGTGGGGTATGCCATACGTGGAGAACATGCTCAGCACTGGCTGCATGTTCTTTTCAAACGTGTGGATGTCGTTCGTGCTTCGCGCGCAAAACGAGGTTGTACGAAAGGAGGATCGGATATACGTTCTGGCAGACGAAGCGGGAGATATGGAGCCGCAGATGTTGCGGGGAAAGGTAGTGACGCCTCTCTTCGAACACGGCGGAGCATCGAGCTGGCACGGTTGGGATGCGGCAGCGATTGTGTTGATCGGCAAGCACTATGGCTATTTCGCCCTGGTGGTGTTAGGGCTGGTTTCACTGCTTGTGTTTGGATCGTGGAGGTTTCTCAGAGGCAGTAGGCGGGGCCATCAGCAGAGGCGGCGCTCAAGTTGGCGCAGTATCACACATGCTATTGGAAGATTCAGCTTGGAGAAACATGATGAAGAAGTAGGATTGATGAAAGATGGATGA
- a CDS encoding uncharacterized protein (BUSCO:EOG092615CC): protein MGDLLASRVLSRFLPVAEGDVSVYDGMRRDAVRRGDVEAQRQRVYTDGYQDDDDDDPDAFLYDPSGDQPTPTDPGLSPEMFAARPKWQSPGSKRRGMDDEDVPESLLLEPRAKAGPSRQQPKNAADMKLARAEAQWKASQEQQWLSTPRGPRSARPTSRPSRTSAPTRPPLRTNPQAEATWMYTNATNLDAFLLEVYQYFVQHGVWSILLSRALTLMTELFAFSFTMFLTTCIDYSKIPSSKSTAEIMIPKCMAKAPWYKNAALFFFVIYWLFKALRYSRDVRRLFQMQDFYQHVLDIGDQDIQTVAWAEVVNGLVKVQNANVATAAEPSEQGRKYLDFNKPRQRLNAEAIANRLMRQDNYYVAMYNKDLLDFTLPVPFMGRRHFYSRSLEWSINFCFTNFIFDETGSIRPFCLDIKRRHALVDALRVRFRAAALVSILIAPFTIGYNVILFFFKNYTEFTKNPSRAGARTFAPYAEWKMREFNELEHLFRRRLRQAHPFAIEYLKQFPKDKTDQACRFVAFVSGAIAAVLTLATLFDPELFLGFEVTPGRTAVFWLSVMVGIFGVANGSLPDDNDLHDPGFHMREVLMYTHYMPSHWKNRLHSDEVRAEFSGMFKLRLFVFAEELLSLIVTPLILWQNSGKTCERVIDFFREQTIHIEGIGYQCNFAYFNFKKRVDIEDPATFMPEPDGLRDDHFGLKDDKMAASVHNFMQYYSHYNGRQTTRRPQSWQPPPAWPGGVPAGIAEEPAEMPAPYVPTNARKHRNSGASAIRSPRQAVNEARRHGKRQGFEHVGRSTIGTGLADVTESRIMAQDSDLQDFADAPGVSALESDTDADEGDVQGAPGILGLATQFVKAQTEKTTGPVSMT, encoded by the coding sequence ATGGGAGACCTACTCGCGTCACGCGTCTTGTCGCGCTTTCTCCCAGTGGCTGAGGGCGATGTCTCTGTCTATGATGGCATGAGACGCGATGCTGTCAGGCGCGGAGATGTCGAGGCTCAGAGACAGCGTGTATATACGGACGGATAccaggacgacgacgatgacgatccAGACGCTTTTCTTTACGATCCCTCTGGAGATCAACCCACGCCCACCGACCCTGGCCTGAGTCCTGAGATGTTCGCTGCACGGCCTAAGTGGCAGAGTCCTGGGTCTAAGAGGAGGGGaatggacgacgaggacgtgcCTGAGTCCTTACTCCTAGAGCCTAGGGCTAAAGCGGGACCTAGCAGACAGCAGCCTAAGAACGCGGCAGACATGAAATTAGCAAGGGCTGAAGCACAATGGAAAGCATCACAAGAACAGCAATGGTTATCAACACCCAGAGGTCCGCGCTCTGCAAGACCTACTTCTCGTCCTTCGCGAACGTCCGCACCTACGAGACCGCCGCTTCGCACAAACCCGCAAGCTGAAGCGACGTGGATGTATACAAACGCGACCAACCTTGATGCTTTCCTACTCGAGGTTTACCAGTACTTCGTCCAACACGGTGTCTGGTCCATTCTCCTATCACGGGCTCTGACTTTGATGACAGAACTTTTCGCGTTCAGCTTCACGATGTTTCTGACGACCTGTATTGACTACTCGAAGATACCCAGCAGCAAATCCACAGCAGAAATCATGATCCCCAAATGCATGGCAAAAGCACCGTGGTACAAGAATGCCgcgttgttcttcttcgttATCTACTGGCTGTTCAAGGCACTCCGCTACTCCAGGGACGTGCGGAGACTATTTCAGATGCAGGACTTCTACCAGCATGTACTCGACATTGGAGATCAGGACATCCAAACTGTGGCATGGGCGGAGGTGGTAAACGGTCTAGTCAAGGTGCAGAATGCGAATGTTGCTACCGCTGCTGAACCATCTGAGCAAGGCAGGAAATACCTCGACTTCAACAAGCCACGACAGCGATTGAACGCTGAAGCCATCGCCAATCGGCTCATGCGCCAGGACAATTACTACGTCGCCATGTACAATAAAGACTTGCTCGACTTCACTCTCCCTGTACCTTTCATGGGGCGGCGTCACTTCTACTCGAGGAGCTTGGAGTGGTCCATCAATTTCTGCTTCACAaacttcatcttcgatgAGACGGGGAGCATTCGTCCATTCTGCCTTGACATTAAGAGAAGACATGCGCTGGTTGATGCGCTGCGTGTTCGATTTAGAGCTGCTGCCCTGGTCAGCATCTTGATCGCGCCATTTACTATTGGGTACAATGTGATCCTGTTCTTCTTCAAGAACTACACGGAATTTACCAAGAATCCTTCGCGAGCTGGCGCGCGCACTTTCGCCCCGTATGCGGAATGGAAAATGCGAGAGTTCAACGAGTTGGAACACCTGTTCCGACGCCGGCTGCGGCAGGCACATCCATTCGCGATTGAGTACCTGAAGCAATTCCCTAAAGACAAGACTGATCAAGCCTGTCGCTTCGTGGCTTTTGTCTCCGGGGCGATAGCTGCAGTTCTCACACTTGCAACTCTATTCGATCCAGAGctcttcttgggcttcgAAGTGACCCCAGGAAGAACGGCAGTATTCTGGCTTTCTGTCATGGTTGGCATCTTTGGTGTGGCAAACGGATCTCTGCCAGACGACAACGACCTGCATGACCCAGGATTCCATATGAGAGAGGTTTTGATGTACACACATTACATGCCTTCCCACTGGAAAAATAGGCTACACAGTGATGAGGTCCGCGCGGAATTCTCAGGCATGTTCAAACTCAGGCTCTTCGTCTTTGCGGAAGAACTTTTGAGCTTGATTGTGACACCATTGATCCTGTGGCAGAACTCGGGCAAGACCTGTGAGCGGGTCATTGACTTCTTCCGCGAGCAAACAATTCATATCGAAGGCATCGGATATCAATGCAACTTCGCTTACTTCAACTTCAAGAAGAGGGTTGATATCGAGGACCCTGCCACATTCATGCCTGAGCCGGATGGACTGCGTGATGACCACTTTGGCCTCAAGGACGACAAAATGGCAGCTTCAGTACACAATTTCATGCAGTACTACAGCCACTACAATGGTCGTCAGACAACGCGGCGGCCCCAGAGTTGGCAGCCTCCGCCTGCGTGGCCTGGCGGCGTCCCAGCTGGTATTGCGGAAGAGCCCGCAGAAATGCCTGCACCATATGTTCCTACGAACGCAAGGAAACATCGAAACTCAGGAGCCTCTGCGATCCGATCACCTAGACAGGCGGTCAACGAGGCTCGACGGCACGGGAAACGTCAAGGTTTCGAACATGTTGGGCGAAGCACAATTGGAACTGGTCTCGCAGATGTGACCGAGAGCCGAATTATGGCACAAGACAGTGATCTGCAAGATTTTGCTGATGCCCCAGGTGTTTCAGCGCTTGAGAGCGACACAGATGCTGATGAAGGGGATGTGCAAGGTGCACCTGGAATTCTTGGTTTAGCGACACAATTTGTGAAGGCACAAACTGAGAAGACGACTGGACCTGTTAGCATGACGTGA